The following proteins are encoded in a genomic region of Ornithodoros turicata isolate Travis chromosome 6, ASM3712646v1, whole genome shotgun sequence:
- the LOC135398494 gene encoding uncharacterized protein LOC135398494: MASSPNLSPWPQLSELFAVVGEKGENNLLFKCVLCQPKEKILSCARSTHSNLKKHIKAQHDLHLATFERLSKKRSRVAEEPEDVETAMAKQPKLSFAQAAVPQQTVDDAIVAFVVDTMQPYSVVEARSFVNLVKSLAPHSTVVTRRMLTTRISDSYDTMQDRLVSTLEKVSHVAVTADCWTTFRRAYLAATVSWLNPESLARKSAVLVCRRMQGKISYDRIADVLGETFERFALHGKITKVVTDNGSNFVKAFRVLGEAAEPKAEDDDLAAEAVDVTALFDGMADGDVHGRVRLPPHQRCSAHTLNLVATVDASKAERHEMFSRPLGSVLRTCRAIWNKQGQSAVAAETIQRYCGRALVRPVSTRWNSFFDAMRCLLELDNAGKDLDGLCRTLQVSPFQRPRDLHFIKEYCAVMKPVACAIDVLQREDISLGYLLPTITVLKKRLEHLAMSGLKFCSPLVHALLEGIQTRFDHMYDDRELLLSTVVIPRFKDRWVDDESRRRELVELLTEEVNRPCYYACDHKQHDASSTHGSTTRLAEEEEEDDYFTFALPLEKEDQGVVVSRCLASSASGSMISLLADHPTIRQVYLRYNTAVPTSAAVERVFSVAADILTRKRGRLADVNFEKQLLLKLNRTINC, translated from the exons ATGGCAAGTTCTCCCAACTTATCGCCATGGCCGCAGCTGTCGGAGTTGTTCGCTGTAGTCGGAGAAAAGGGTGAAAATAATTTGCTTTTCAAATGCGTCTTATGTCAGCCGAAGGAGAAGATTTTGTCCTGTGCAAGGTCAACACATTCAAACCTAAAGAAGCACATCAAG GCGCAACATGATCTGCACCTGGCCACGTTCGAGCGCTTGTCGAAGAAGAGATCAAGGGTGGCAGAGGAACCCGAAGACGTCGAGACGGCGATGGCGAAACAACCGAAGCTCAGCTTTGCCCAAGCCGCCGTTCCCCAGCAAACGGTCGACGACGCGATAGTTGCTTTTGTCGTGGACACCATGCAGCCTTACTCTGTGGTGGAGGCGCGAAGCTTTGTAAATTTAGTCAAGAGTTTAGCTCCCCATTCTACCGTAGTGACTCGAAGAATGCTCACCACGCGCATTTCAGACAGCTACGACACAATGCAAGACAGATTAGTGTCGACGCTGGAGAAGGTCTCCCATGTGGCGGTCACCGCTGACTGTTGGACGACATTTCGACG AGCCTACCTGGCAGCGACAGTGTCTTGGCTGAACCCCGAAAGCCTTgcgaggaagtcagctgttctGGTCTGCCGGCGAATGCAAGGCAAGATATCGTATGATCGGATCGCGGATGTTCTTGGTGAGACGTTCGAACGCTTCGCACTGCACGGAAAGATTACCAAAGTTGTTACGGACAACGGCAGCAATTTTGTGAAAGCCTTCAG GGTACTCGGAGAGGCTGCCGAACCGAAAGCGGAGGACGACGACTTGGCAGCGGAGGCGGTGGACGTCACTGCACTGTTCGACGGAATGGCTGATGGCGACGTACACGGGCGTGTGCGCCTTCCACCTCACCAGCGGTGTTCGGCGCACACATTGAACTTAGTGGCCACTGTGGATGCGTCAAAGGCCGAACGGCATGAAATGTTTTCTAGGCCACTGGGTTCAGTACTTCGTACCTGCCGGGCTATATGGAACAAACAAGGCCAATCTGCTGTGGCGGCGGAAACAATTCAGCGATATTGCGGGCGCGCATTGGTAAGGCCCGTCAGCACGCGCTGGAATTCCTTCTTCGACGCCATGCGTTGCCTGCTGGAATTGGACAACGCAGGGAAGGATCTCGACGGCCTCTGCAGAACCCTTCAGGTTTCCCCCTTCCAGCGCCCGCGAGACCTGCACTTCATAAAGGAGTATTGTGCT GTCATGAAGCCCGTGGCGTGCGCCATCGACGTGCTCCAAAGAGAGGATATCTCTCTAGGGTATTTGCTGCCAACGATTACTGTGCTAAAGAAGCGCCTGGAGCACTTGGCTATGTCCGGGCTGAAGTTCTGCTCTCCTCTTGTTCATGCGCTCCTGGAGGGCATTCAAACCCG CTTCGACCACATGTATGACGACCGGGAACTGCTGCTATCAACTGTCGTGATCCCACGGTTCAAAGATCGGTGGGTGGACGACGAGTCAAGGCGACGGGAGCTCGTGGAACTTCTGACTGAAGAGGTGAATCGCCCTTGCTACTACGCGTGTGACCACAAGCAGCACGATGCTTCAAGCACTCACGGCAGCACCACACGTCTGGctgaggaggaagaggaggacgACTATTTCACGTTCGCCTTGCCCCTGGAAAAGGAGGACCAGGGCGTTGTGGTCTCGCGATGCCTCGCTTCTTCTGCTAGTGGTTCTATGATCTCACTGTTGGCGGACCACCCAACCATCCGACAAGTTTACCTGAGGTACAACACGGCGGTTCCAACAAGTGCCGCCGTTGAACGAGTATTCAGCGTGGCGGCGGACATTTTGACAAGAAAGCGTGGGAGGCTGGCCGATGTCAACTTTGAGAAACAGCTTTTGCTGAAGCTGAATAGGACCATCAATTGTTAA